Genomic window (Leishmania braziliensis MHOM/BR/75/M2904 complete genome, chromosome 8):
caaTGACGCCCCTGCCAGTGGTCAGTCACAGCGTGGCGGCGCCCCCTTGAATGgtgagaaggagggagggggggaagggccCAAACACTTGCACAGCGTGCGCGCCTGCAGGCAACGCCTTGATGGCGGGACGTACGCTTGCGCCATGCGCTCCATCCTCTGCCTCGGCTTCTTGggcgttctctctctccgccaccgccgcctttcATTGTGGTTGTCGTTGCGGTTGTCTCACCGAGAACACAAGCCCACCCAAAGAGCATCCAAGAAGAGGCGCGCACACCTGCATGTGCGTGCACGCCTAAATGACCCCAACAACACCCGCAACCCGCGACGCACATCGTCCGCGATATTCCCCACATGTGGCGTGCCGACGCACAGCGCGCACCGGCGGTATCTAAAAATAATCTCCGCTACGCGGTACACCAAAACCCAAAGGAAACaaaatggggggggggggaaagtCATCAAGAAGActaacgagagagaggagggggtgggggggagacGACGGCGCCATGCCACCCACCCATACACGCGAATAGcaggcgcgcacgtgtgagACAACAGGCGACACGGTGAAAGAAACGTGGAAGAGGGGCAATGCGCCTTCTTCCCTCGTAGCAGAAGGCCTGcaaagacagacagacagagagagagaggtactTGAGGCATCTTGCATCATTCCTCACACGCTGCGGTCTTTTGGAGAGACGTAGTCCATGCCCAGCGCCTCGAAGATTTCACGCTCTGTAGACGCCTTcactcgctgccgctccacAATCCTCGCcatctcgcgcagctcggCAAGCTCCTGCTtcgtcttctccctccccttccccttgaCCTTCTTGGCCGCGGCCGTCACCTTTGCCGACGCGCCGTCTGCGTTGCTGCCAGCACCGCTCCCGGCAGCAGTCGAAGCATCAGCGGGCACCGCAGACGGTTCGCTGGTGAGTTCATCCTCGCCGCCTTTGATGGCAGAGAGGTCAAAGCGGGCGAGACGGGTAACCATATCATGGAAGGTCATGTTCGGGTTCCTCTGCAGAACGCCGTACTGCTGCATCTGCCTGCGTGTTGGCTTGCGGAAGAGGCCGTACTCGTTGAGGATGCAGTGCTTCTTAATGGCCTCACTACGCATAATGACGTTAAAGTTTTTGCTCCCGGTGAAGTACAGCATCGCGGCCGGAAAGCCGTCCGAGTCCACGTAGCGGACATCAAGACGGCGGGCGCGGAACTTGGGCCGCGCTGTATTCTTTGCCTTCGCTGCCTTTCCCTTGCCGGTAGTAGCTGCTGCAGACGTATTCTCCACCGCGCGCAAGCGGCACAGCCCCATAAACTTCGTCGGCCCCTGTGCCAGCGTGGCCTCGATATACTTGTCCGCCTTGAGCCCAGCGAGAAACGTGCCAAGCACCTCCGACGGTGGTAACAGCGGACGACCACCGCTGCTactgtcaccgctgctgccctccgccgcgctgcgcttGTGCGTGATGAGCACATCGATATCCCCAGCAGATTCAACTTGACGCCGGTAGCTGCCACATACGACGAGCTCGTAGTCCTTGCCAAGGTACTTGCGCATGCGCAGCTTCATGAATGCCTCGTGTAGGCGGCCCTCGTCGTGTGGGATGCGGTGGCACATATCTTCGTAGTAGACAAGCCCGAGCCGCTGCGCGTCGTTCAGGTGGAACTTGGACTTGTCAGAGCAGGCCACCAGATTTGACGGCTTGCCGCTGTCCTTGTTGTTCATGTCAAGCTCGCCTGCCTTGATGGCGTAGTCGCGAAGttgcgcgacggtgctgatGTCGTGCTTCTTAAAGTAGTCAATGGCGGTGCGTGGGCCAACGCCGTGCACCTGCGTGAGCTCGCGGATGGCGCGAATGATTGGTTTTGCCTCCTGCCGATGCAGTTCCTCCAAGCCACCTGTCACGAGGATCTCGATTACTTTCTCCCGCAGCTTCGTCCCCAGACCTGGAATGAGGTTATCAGGGGAAAGGACGAGACTGCGTTTCGCCCGGTtccgctccacctcctcagcgcgcctcctctgcgccgccgAGTCGTCCTTGTAGAGCGCCTCaaccgccgccttcttctccggGTCGTCctctggcagcggcagcaggttcggcggcagcagctgaaaCACCTTGTCGCCACGCTTTAAATGCTCTACCGTGCGCCCGTACGACTGCGACTTAAAGCGCTCGCCAAGGGCACTGTTGATCTGGGCAAGTTGCTCAAAGAGCTGCACGACGCGCTCACGGTAGTCGGGGAAGAACAGCGTGTCCTTCGAGTTCGCACCTTTGCCAGCCTTGCCActgctaccgctgctgctgctgctgctgccaccagcACAATTCCCCGATCCGCCAGtgctaccgctgctgctgccctttgCGCCTGAAGTTACCTTCAAGTCTCCCGCACCATAAAACTTCGTCTTCTGCGATGCACGGCTGGGGACgagggcagcgagagagTGGGGTATCGACGTCGTATCAGCaacggcgccgtcgtctgTCTGCGGTGCTAGCGAGAACTCGTCATTGACGACCTCCGGCCTTGACGCCAACTCCACCGCGGTTGccattgccgccgccacatctgcctctgcctcggcGTCACGAACAGCATCTTCGACCTCAGCAGCCTTGGTCAGTTCCGCCACGGGTGCaccagacgctgctgccgctatGGCAGTCGTGCCCGCGCCAtgcctcttcgccgccgaCCCACCAAGCTTGCCACCCCTTTTAGTGGTACGGCTCTTCGGCTTGACTCCACCTGCAGCGGGTGCCTCGCCGCCCCGCGCCGGCTTTTCCGGTAGCAACTCAGCTGCCGTTAGTGACAGCACAGCCGCTTCAGTCAAAGCTGACTTCTTTCCTCGCTTCAGGCGTCGGCgcgaggacggcgacgaAGAAGGTGCGGACGACGtaggtgccgctgcttcggctgctgccaccTCGTCATCCTTCGCCGCAGCTGAGATTGCCGTAGTGCTTGCCTCGTCGGCTGTTgatgtggtggtggatggGAGGGTTTGTGGGGACAACTTGAGccctcgctgcagctgccagcGACGGCGAATGATCTGTGCAGCCAGACGCTTTTTtgcggcgagagaggagagcccCTTCGCGGCCTCAACGGCTGCCACGTCGACAGTGGCGAAGAGTTTCTTGAAGGAGTCCACCGACGCAGACGAGACAGTGGCTGCAGACGGCGGTGTCGTTGCCGTCTCCCCATtctccactgccgccgtcgcggcgggtccggcagcggcagtggcggtgtcgccgctgccatccGTGACGGCAGCAGAGACAAGATGCCTCCCTTTCATCCGATTGCCTCGAGGCCGCCTATTGCCCCTGGACGCGCaagaggcggcagtggtCCCGACGGCCTCTGCTGAAAGCTCGACGTCGGCTCCCGTCTTCGACTCCGACGACCCCAGCTCCGCGGTGAAAGCAGCTGGTGCCTTCGTATCCACCGTCGTGaggctggtggtggtggtcttGCTCGCAGGCTGGGGGGGCGTTGCCGTGGTGAGAAGCGAGAAGGACGCCAACgtcgctcctcctgctgtCGCTCCGCCGGTCACTGGCGCTTGCTCTGCGGTGCCCTTCACGCCCTCGGCGGCCGATTtggccacggcagcagcgatggcgccTTTTCCTACAGCCCCGATGTCAGCTGTCGGTGATGTAGCACGCAGGCGCTTGCCACCGCGGGTGCGCGAGCTGGATCGCTGCCGTCGGCCACTTTGACGGGCACTGCCGTCCTCGCTCGTGTGATTTCGGTCACCATCCACGTCAGCAGCGCGACTGACCTCGTCATTGCTCTGAAGGGCTTCTGTGCCCTTCGCACTCACCGACTCCCCGACAGATTTCTGTCTCCTCTGTCGACCTATACgtcgcctgctgctgctacggcTGCTCACGCCTCCTTCAACTGCGTCGGCGTCGGGTGTAACAGCACGACAAGTGGCGTCCATATGTTGCGggggcagaggcggtgctgcggcacttACCGACTCCGCGACGGGCGTGCCGCCCTTCCCTTCACCCACGTCTGCTGTCACGGAAGGGGCACGATTAGGGCCGACAGTGGCAGACGGCACCACTGCGACGCCGGCAGTCTTCACCTCATTCGCCTCCACGTCGCCAGCTGAGGCGGCAGGGGCGGCTCCAGGCTCCCTGCGTCTCAAGCGCCTTTTCGTTAGGCCTCGCGACGGCTTTACGTGCGAGACCGCAGCGGCCATTGCAATGGCCTCCGCTGACACCTCTACCAATGGTGCCGCAACGGCAGGGCtagaggcggcagcaggagcagcaacagcgaggGATTCCACAGTCGCCTCtgtcgccgcctccaccgctgtgCGGCCTCCGTTGGCGCCCCGCTGTGGTTTGCGGCCTCTCCCTTTGCGACGAGGCGCGGCCATCTCGGCGGCATCGGTAGCCGCCACGGATGCCACGAGCGCCGGCTCAGCAGCATCGGCCTCGCCAGCTGACGGAGGGCACGCCATAGGTTTCTCAGCCGATGTGCCAAGCCCGTTGAGGTATGCGGCAGTAGTGACCACCGGTGACTCAGCCTCGCCTGCGACGTCGCCTAATGTGCGCGCGCATGCGCCCCTAGCCGCCAAGCCGCTGCTCTTGACTGCCCGTTGGCTGAGCGGCTCGCTGGATACCTTTGATGGGTTGACCAACACAGTCGTCGACACAACAGGATCGATGGCGACAGCACAGGTGCCACTCTTACCATCCCCGAGCTGCACATCGGGGGGCAGCGTGACCCCTGCCGTCGCCGAGACACGGCCGCGCTTGCGATGAGCGCCACGTCGATGACGCAGCTTCGTCCCTGTTGACAAAgcggccacagcagcaacagcagaagCGGCGGTAGCAGCTGCATCAGCTGATGCGCTCGTTGTGCTCGAaacgccgcgccgctgcgctgtcAGCGACGCCGTTACCGCCGACGAAGCAGACTGCATCGCGAGGGTCTCCGACAGATGCCCTCCAGCGCGCAACCATGTCGAACACCACCGCGACGGCCCGTGAGCGAGACGCTGGCTGTCGGCACATGACAAGGATGCCGCAACAAGAGCGGCGGCCACTACGGAGAGGGGGTTagcacggcggcagcggaggctgCACCCTGTTCGCGGCACAGCCGAGCTGATAAAAAAGCGCATTCACTCTTCACAGCTATGTGCTTGCCTTGGGATAGGAAggaggcgcgcgtgtgtgaaCCGTGGTGGCTCTTGACCTGCTGACGTATGGGGTGTGGCTGTGCCgctgtgtacgtgtgtgtggggggggggggatcGTTCGTAGGCCTACGTGAtggtgagcagcaccgccactccTCCACAAGAGCCCCTTTTGATTCGCCTCTTTGGCTGTTTCACTTCTTGCTTCGTGCGGGGCGTGAGTGTACGCAGACATTCAGGCACGTGCGACGTGCTTCGGACGTGGGACGACCTCGACTTtgggggggaagggggagaggggagacaGGGGCGCAGATGCACTCGGTTCAGCTCCGGGGCAGAACGTACGAGCAcacgtggcggcggcagctgaaagagagagagagcgtggcGAACGCAGGACTTGGCAGCGCATACGTGTGGGTGCTTGGACGGAAGCAGCACCAGTGATTCAGCCGCGTACGCACTTTACAGCCttgtcacacacacacacacacacacacacacacacacacacacacacacacacacacacaccgagaACGTGGCTGTGCGGCGGTTGTCGGCGCAAGAAGTTTCAAAGAGGTACGGCGACTGCGCAcctttccctttcgctcCAACTTCTTCTATGGACTTGTGGTTCcgcctcacacacacgcacactgcGCGCTACCATTCACTACTCACGGTGATGTGCTGAGGGTTGGGGCTGGGGATGATGGCCAGTGGCTGTGGCACGCCTGTGATTCTGtccgtgtgctgctgtcgtgcGTGCCTCGGACGCGAAACGGGTTAATGTGGTCGTAGGCGCGCGTTCGAATAAAGAGCTTAACGGAGAcggaaggaaggagagaaggaagctGAAGAGAAGTAAAAACTGCGTCAACGCAGCTGAAtcaggcacgcacgcgcgagtGAGAAAGCaggatgatgatgatgatgatgatgaggGGGGAGGTAAGGAGGGGCGGCGATGAAAAATCCTCTTAGTCTATGCACGAGTGTAAATTACCTTCTGCTTCTATAAGGGAATAGGTGCCTCGGTGTGTAGAGCGGGCTCGGGTATTgggtggagaaggagcaaGGGGGaagcgcgtgtgcgcgtgaagagggagaaacaGGGCTCGCGCCTCCACCTGTCTCTGCTTCTTCTGGGTGTGGATGCGgcgatggggggagggggggggggggtgatggacaacaacaacagcaaaacgAGGAGAGAAGTCGCGCAGAAGCACAGACGCGAGAAAGTGACGGTGAAGAAATCggacgtgtgtgggtgtgtgggtgtccatgcgccgctctctctctctctcagcacGCTCGACTCAGGCCGAACACTGCACTACCGTGTGTTGGTCCCGCAGCAGACTTCCTCGCGGCTCTTTTCGACTTATGCCCGGGCCTCtgtggaggggaagggggaagtgTGTGTAGTGCCAGCCTGCACGTGCGTCTGTTTCCTGAATTGTCTTATGCGGCGACTAGTGCCCCTTCCGTTGCTCGACTGCGTTGGCCACACCTCACGTCTTTTCCCTGCAGATGTGGTGCGTGAgagcgcggagaaggaggcgaGAGCAtcagcgaggggaggggaagaaatGATGAACGGAAgacagaagagagggagagacgtcGAAGGGGTGAGCAAGAAGAGGGCGGATCGTGGGGAGCAGAAGTAGtggagaggcacacgcgcagcggAATACAAAACACAACCAGTGAGACCAGAAGGGAAGACGtacgccacacacacgctggcgTAGGATATAGGCACACGTGGCCTGTGCGATGGCAGGACGACCTGATCAGTCATCATCTCCTCTCCTTGTTCTATCCCCTTATCTCCACAAGTGTCTATGCATGCCGCGTAGGGCGATGGAGAAATATGGACGAAGGAAGGAgattggggggagggggaagaggaggaggtaaacgccatcgctctctctctccctctcgctcactcggtcgtccctctccccctgtcATCTCAGCCTTATCAGTTGTCCTTTGCTGGGAAGGAACCGAGCGGCATGCTACAACCTCACAcgcccctccacctctccacAGACAACCCCTCGTGCAGATCGGGAGGAGCTCATCGCATGTCTTACTCGCATTAGGAAAAAGCACAGCTGACGCGTATCAGCGCCGCACTCTCCGCTGCAATCGCTCCTCCGCAGAGCGTTGTTTGCTTTTCGCTTGTTATGTGGGCTCGCCGTGAGCCGCGGCCTGCTTACTCACCTTACTCTTGTTGCCGTCACTGCCCACTTGCTCACATGCAGCCGTCGTTGGCGGGGTAgcgcacggctgctgcggctgctacTTCGGTGgacgaccaccac
Coding sequences:
- a CDS encoding putative mitochondrial DNA polymerase beta-PAK; the encoded protein is MQSASSAVTASLTAQRRGVSSTTSASADAAATAASAVAAVAALSTGTKLRHRRGAHRKRGRVSATAGVTLPPDVQLGDGKSGTCAVAIDPVVSTTVLVNPSKVSSEPLSQRAVKSSGLAARGACARTLGDVAGEAESPVVTTAAYLNGLGTSAEKPMACPPSAGEADAAEPALVASVAATDAAEMAAPRRKGRGRKPQRGANGGRTAVEAATEATVESLAVAAPAAASSPAVAAPLVEVSAEAIAMAAAVSHVKPSRGLTKRRLRRREPGAAPAASAGDVEANEVKTAGVAVVPSATVGPNRAPSVTADVGEGKGGTPVAESVSAAAPPLPPQHMDATCRAVTPDADAVEGGVSSRSSSRRRIGRQRRQKSVGESVSAKGTEALQSNDEVSRAADVDGDRNHTSEDGSARQSGRRQRSSSRTRGGKRLRATSPTADIGAVGKGAIAAAVAKSAAEGVKGTAEQAPVTGGATAGGATLASFSLLTTATPPQPASKTTTTSLTTVDTKAPAAFTAELGSSESKTGADVELSAEAVGTTAASCASRGNRRPRGNRMKGRHLVSAAVTDGSGDTATAAAGPAATAAVENGETATTPPSAATVSSASVDSFKKLFATVDVAAVEAAKGLSSLAAKKRLAAQIIRRRWQLQRGLKLSPQTLPSTTTSTADEASTTAISAAAKDDEVAAAEAAAPTSSAPSSSPSSRRRLKRGKKSALTEAAVLSLTAAELLPEKPARGGEAPAAGGVKPKSRTTKRGGKLGGSAAKRHGAGTTAIAAAASGAPVAELTKAAEVEDAVRDAEAEADVAAAMATAVELASRPEVVNDEFSLAPQTDDGAVADTTSIPHSLAALVPSRASQKTKFYGAGDLKVTSGAKGSSSGSTGGSGNCAGGSSSSSSGSSGKAGKGANSKDTLFFPDYRERVVQLFEQLAQINSALGERFKSQSYGRTVEHLKRGDKVFQLLPPNLLPLPEDDPEKKAAVEALYKDDSAAQRRRAEEVERNRAKRSLVLSPDNLIPGLGTKLREKVIEILVTGGLEELHRQEAKPIIRAIRELTQVHGVGPRTAIDYFKKHDISTVAQLRDYAIKAGELDMNNKDSGKPSNLVACSDKSKFHLNDAQRLGLVYYEDMCHRIPHDEGRLHEAFMKLRMRKYLGKDYELVVCGSYRRQVESAGDIDVLITHKRSAAEGSSGDSSSGGRPLLPPSEVLGTFLAGLKADKYIEATLAQGPTKFMGLCRLRAVENTSAAATTGKGKAAKAKNTARPKFRARRLDVRYVDSDGFPAAMLYFTGSKNFNVIMRSEAIKKHCILNEYGLFRKPTRRQMQQYGVLQRNPNMTFHDMVTRLARFDLSAIKGGEDELTSEPSAVPADASTAAGSGAGSNADGASAKVTAAAKKVKGKGREKTKQELAELREMARIVERQRVKASTEREIFEALGMDYVSPKDRSV